The DNA region TCGCGGAGGTGCGTCGGCTCGCCGCCTCGATCGGCATCTCCATGGAGGAACCGGTTCCGCCGATCGGACCAGTGCCGGACTCGTGGCCGCGAATCGCCGAGCAGGCCGCCCGAGCGCTACATGAGGAGCTTCGGGCCGTCACCGACAAGCGCACCCTTCAGGATGTGCCGCTCAACAGCGGCCTCGTGGTTGCCGACACGACGACCCGGAAGCTGATGCGCTTCGAGGCCGAAGGTGACCTTGGCGTGGCGGAGGGCGCGCAGGCGACGCTCGTGGTGGACGGGGTGCCGCTGGACGTCGAGGTGGTGTCGGTCTTCGGCAACGTCGTCACGCTGGCAATACCTCCGTCGGCGACGGTGCCGGCGGAGGCATTGCTGCGCTGCGACCTGTCGTGGCTGCTTTCCGCGCAGAGTAAGCGTCTGCGCGAGTTGGTCCAGGGCGGCCCGGGTTTCAACGCCGAGGCAGCGGTGGCCATCTTGGACTCCGGACATGAGCCCGCGCCGCAGGAGCTGCCGGACATAGCTGTTGATCGGCTCAATCAGGGCCAGCGGCACGCCATCCAACTTGGGCTCACCCCCGGTGTCACATGGCTCTGGGGCCCACCCGGAACCGGCAAGACCACCACCATCGGCACCCTCGTCGCGCAGCTCTGCGTACGTGGATCACGTGTTTTGCTCACCGCGCCCACCAATGCCGCAGTCGATGTCGCGGTCCGTGCCGTCCTGGAGGTGATACCTGAGCTTGCCGGGGGTGGCCTGGTGCGCCTCGGGCAGCCTTCGGACACTGCGCTCATCGGGCGCAGCGAGGGGCATGTGCTGATCGACGAGATCGCAGCGAAACGTGGTGAGGTCCTGGCCCGCAAGCGCGTTGACGAAGGCCGGCGGAACCGTGACCTGCGGGATCGGCTCAAGGATTTGGGGCGGCGCCACGCGAGCCTCACCGAGGAGGAGCAGGTACTGCGGCTGGCCTGGGAGCGGGATCTGGCCGACTCCACCGCTCTGCTCCGAGAGCTCGACGAATCTCTTCAACTGGTACGCCGACAGGTGTGCCGCGATGCGGAGGTGGTGGCTGCCACCTCTCATCAGGTTGTGCTGGGGACCCTGCGTGAACTCACCTTCGACGTGGTGATTCTCGATGAGGCGAGCATGACCACGACGGCGCTGGCGCTGTTGGTCGCCGGTGCGGGCAGTGGGCACACCATCGTCGCGGGTGACTTTCGGCAACTGCCGCCGGTCGTGGTTGCCGAGACTGCGCAAGCACGGCAGTGGCTGCGAAACAGCCCGTTCGAGAAGTCTGCCGTCGATGCCGCAGTGGGCAGGGGCGTAGCGCCGGGTCGGCTCACCGCGCTGACGAAGCAGCACCGTATGCGCCAGGACATCAACGCCGTCGTGAGCGCGGCGTTCTATCCGGAAAACCCGCTGATCTCCGCCGAGACGATCTCTGCCAGGCCGCGGAGCAGCAGCGCAGCGTGGGCCGATGGCGAACTCCTGTTGCTGGACACGTCCCGCATCGGTGCCCGTACTGCCCGCAAGCAGGGCATGTCGTCCCGGTACAACCTGATGCACGCACAACTTGTCGCCGGGCTCCTCGCGCAGGCGGGCAGTGAGTTGACCAGCCTGGGCATCATCTCGCCCTTCGCCGCACAGGCCCGACTGCTGGAGTCACTCCTTCCCGACTCGGAGCAGGAGGCATGGGCGGCGTCCACGGTGCACCGCTTTCAAGGTGGAGAGCGGGACATCGTCGTCTACGACACGGTCGACAGCGGTATCGGGGTGCGGCCCCTGCACCGGTGGTTCACCGAGGGCGAATCGGGCGGCGACGGCGCTCGATTGCTGAACGTGGCTGCCAGCCGCGCCCGCGACCACCTGATGGTCATCGCAGCGCTGGATCGGATGCACCGGCAGCGCACCAGCAGGGACGCGGTGTGGCGGTTCTTTGCGACGTTGCTGGAACGAGGTCGGGTCGTGCCGTGGGAGGAGGCTCTCGACAACGAGGTCACCCAGCGGGTGACAGGTGACGTCATCACCCTGATGCGCGATGACCTGGCCGAGGCCGGGTCCGTCGAGATGTGGCTTCCCCGGGCGCCGCTGGTGGGCCTACATCCGTTGATCGCGTCGCTGAAGCTGATCGCCGAACAGGACGTACAGACCGAGCCGGTGACCATCTGGGTCGAGCCGGATCCGGATGGCTACCTGTCGGCCGAGGCGCTGGAGGCCAAACGGAGAGGGTTGAACATCCGACCCTGCCTGCCGATTCTCGAATCCAGCGCCGTGATCGGCGATGTGGTCTGGACGGCTACCGGCTCACTGCTCGGTCCCGACCCGGGTGTGGTGCTGCGGACTCGCCATCCGGCGTTCACGGACGCGGTGCGGCGGGCACAACGCCGTCGCCCCGGCACCGCCCCCGGCAGCGGCCAGCTTGGCGACGAGTGTGGGCGGTGTGAGCGCACGTTGGTGCGGTTCGAGGTGGGACGGCGTGGCCTACCGACGGTTGGCTATGGATGCCCGACCTGCGACAGGGGAGCGGGGCGACAGGTCGCCGACCACAGCATTGCGCGGGAGCGACAACCGAGCCGGCGGCGTTGACCGTGCGTGCTTTCGCCCGAGGTGCGGCACCTGAGTCGGCAATCCGACAGCTGGCTCCATGGCTTCGCGATCCCGCTTCCTAGGCCCACATCCTGTGCCGACAGCTAGGCAGAGGTATGGAGATGTGTCGACTTCTCGGACGGGTGGCCCCACCTCGATGTGAGGAATACTCGCAGGTCCCGCGTGGTCTGCGGATGTGCGCGGTGCGGCGCTCCTTAGGGCATCTGTGGGCATTGGCGACCGTCATCGGCCAAGGCATGGGTCGAACTCTGTCAAGAGATCGACGTTCGGCTGGGCATTTTCGTTATCCGGACGAGTACCGCGCGCCATGCCGAACCATCCATACTCCACGGACGTTATCGCGAGCAGCCTTCAACTGCTGAAGGGTCGGAGTACGGCCTTCGGCAGGGGGCGTCGGCCTGACGGAGTGCTTGGTTCTGCAGAACTGAAACGCCCCACGCTCGCGATGCACGACGAGCTGGGAGCGTTGAGCATTGACTGGGGCGAACGACTGGGTGGCGGGCAGGTTCCGCATCCTGGCCGCGATCGGCAAGGGCAACATGGGCGAGGTCCATCGGGCCGAGGACATGTCGGCTGCGGAGGGATCCCCTGATCGGATCCTGGCGCTGAAGCTGATCCTGCGTAGCCGGTCCGGCGCGATGATCGACACGGCGAGCGACGGCAAGGCGCGGCAGCGCTTCGAGCGTGAGGTGCGCATCATGCGCAAGCTCGACCACCCCAACCTGCCCCGGATCATCGCCGGTGCGGCCCAGGCCGACGAGCTGCCCTTCATCGCGATGGAACTGCTCGACGGAGAGACCCTGCGGGACCTCGTCGCCGAGCACCCGCAGCTGCCGATCTCCTGGGTGGCCGGCATCGGTGCGCAGATCGCCGACGGGTTGGCGGCCGCACACGGGGTCGGCGTCGTGCACCGGGATCTCAAGCCGTCCAACGTCATGCTGCTGCGCGGCGGCGTGGTCAAGGTCCTCGACTTCGGCATGGGCCGGATCCTCGACGACGAGGCCACCGGCCGGGTGACCAGCACCGGAGTGACCGTCGGCACTGCCCGCTACATGGCGCCGGAGCAGTTCCAGGCCGCCGCCGTCACCCAGGCCGCCGACCTGTACGCGCTGGGCTGTGTGCTGTTCGAGCTGCTGACCGGAGTCCCGCCCTTCCTCAGCGAGTCCGCGTACGAGCTCAGTCAGAAGCACCGTGAGGAACCCGTACCCGCGATCGGCCTGATGCGCTCCGACGTGCCGGCCGGAATGGCCCGGCTGCTCACGCAACTGCTGGCCAAGGATCCCGCCGACCGCCCGGCCGACGCGGTGAGTGTGCGCGAGGCGTTGCGTCCGCACGCTAAGGGCGCGGACACCGTGCCGGGTTGGGATGAGTTCGATCCCGTGAGACCGCTGGCCGTGGAGGCGGTGGAGAGCACCCCTGCGGTGCCGCCGGCGGCCTCCACCGATGGGGTGCTGGCCACCGCCGGCCCGGCGGGGATGGATGTCTTCGGGGTGCACCGGCAGCTCATCAAGGACTACCGGGCGTTCACCGAGGGCGGCACCGTCATCCGCAACGACCGGATCGCGGCCTTCGTCGAGGACGACCTGAACAACAAGTCGCAGTGGCCCGACCCGTGGGTGTCGCTCAACCCGTTCTTCGCCTCCGGCGGCTCCATTCTGGAACTGGTCAGCCAGGGGGTCCTGCACGAGGAGTGCGCCCGGATCTTCCAGGCCCGTAAGACCGAGGGCGGTACGGAGTGTGACGGTCGCCCGCTGACGCTGCACCAGCACCAGCGGGAGGCCATCGAGAAGGCGCAGTCGGGTGCCTCGTACGTGTTGACCACCGGCACCGGTTCCGGCAAGTCGCTGTCGTACATCGTGCCGATCGTGGACCGGGTGCTGCGCTCACGTCAGCAGGAAGGGCCCAAACCCCAGAGGCGAGTACGGGCGATCATCGTCTATCCGATGAACGCGCTGGCCAACAGCCAGCTCAAGGAACTCGACAAGTATCTCCAGGACGGGTACGGGCCGGGGCGTGAGCCGGTCACCTACGCCCGGTACACCGGTCAGGAGAGCGACGAGCGGCGTCGGGAGATCCGGGAGAGCAAGCCGGACATCCTGCTCACCAACTACGTGATGCTGGAGTTGATGCTCACCCGCCCGGACGACCGGCGGTCGTTGATCAAGATGGCGGAGGGGTTGGAGTTCCTCGTCTTCGACGAGCTGCACACCTACCGGGGTCGGCAGGGCGCCGATGTCGCCCTGCTCATCCGCCGGGTACGCGAGGCGTGCCGCGCCGACCGGCTGCAGTGCGTGGGCACCTCCGCCACCATCTCCAGCGAGGGCAGCCTGGACGACCAGCGGGCCGCGGTGGCCCGGGTGGCCACCACCCTGTTCGGCACCGAGGTCACCCCGGACAACGTGATCGGGGAGACCCTGGTCCGCGCCACCGGCCCCGCGCCGGACGCCGTCTCCGCCGAGCGGCTGCGCGCACCCGGCGCACCCCGGGCGTACGGCGATCTGGTCAACGACCCGCTGGCCAGGTGGATCGAGACCCGGTTCGGCCTGGTCGAGGACGCCGGGCGACTGGTCCGGCAGCGTCCGGCGAAGATCGAGCAGGCCGCCGTGGAGTTGGCGCAGCACAGCGGCCTGACCGCCGCCGAATGCGGCAAGGCCATTCGGGACGTGCTCAAGGCCGGTTCGGAAGCACGGCATCCGGTCACCGAGCGGCCGTTGTTCGCGTTCCGACTGCATCAGTTCCTGGCCAAGGGCGACACCGTCTACGTGACCCTCGAGGACGAGCTGACCCGCCACCTGACCCGGGAGTACCAGCTCGTCCTGCCCGGCTCGGACCGCAAGATCCTGCTGCCGCTGGCCTTCTGCCGCGAGTGCGGCCAGGAATACCTGACGGTCTTCCGAGTCGAACGGGACGGGTACGCCTTCTACGAGCCGCGCCGGGACACCGCCGCCACCGGGGGTCGTACCGACGACGGGTACCTCTACATCGACTCCGACCGGCCCTGGCCGACCAGTGTGCAGCGGGCGATCGAGGAACGCCGGCTGCCCGAGTCGTGGCTGGAGGCCGACCCCAGCGGCCAGGAGACCGTCCGGGCCACCTACCGCGACCGGGTGCCGAAGGCCGTGACCGTGGACCCACAGGGCTTCGAGGGGCGCGGCGAACTGCGGGCCGCCTTCGTACCCTCGCCGTTCCTGTTCTGCCTGCACTGCGGGGTCAGCTACGAGCAGACCCGGGGTAAGGATTTCGCCAAGCTGGCCACCCTCGACCAGGAGGGACGCTCCTCGGCCACCTCGCTGGTCTCGGCCTCGATCGTGCGGTCGCTGCTCAGCGCGCCCGCCGAGGCACTGGACGCCAAGGCCCGCAAGCTGCTGACCTTCGTCGACAACCGGCAGGACGCCTCGCTGCAAGCCGGTCACTTCAACGACTTCGTGCAGATCACCCAACTGCGTGGCGCCCTCTACCAGGCGGTGCTCGCCGAGCCGGACGAGGGCCTGGTGCACGAGGACCTGGCCGCCACTGTGACCGAGGCCCTGGGGCTGCGACCGGGTGACTACGCCCGGGGCGAGGACCTGCCGCCGATGATGATGAAGCGGGCCGCCAAGGCGCTGCGAGATGTGGTCGCCTACCGCCTGTACCTCGATCTTGAGCGGGGTTGGCGGATCACCATGCCCAACCTGGAGCAGACCGGGTTGTTGGTGATCGACTATCCGGACGCCGAATGGCTCGCCACGTCGCAGGAACGCTGGGCCGGCACCGACCGCCGACTTCAGGACGCGGAGGCGGACCAGCGCGCCGAGATCGTCCGGGCGCTGCTCAACGAGATGCGCCGGGCCCTGGCCATCGATGTGCAGTACTTCCGGGGTGACTTCGACTCTCTCCAGCGGGCCAGCGAGGAGTTGCTGGTCGACCCGTGGGTGCTCGCGGCCAGCGACCTGCCGAAGGTCGGCACCGCCTATCCCCAGGGGTCGAAGCCGGGCCTGGACCGCTCGGGGCTGTTCCTGTCCGGGCGGGGCAAGTTCGGCAAGTATCTGCGCCGGGCGCACTTCGGCACCGGCCTGTCCTTCGACGACGCCCAGCAGATGATCGTGGATCTTCTCAAGGTGCTCAGCGACGGCGGTCAGGTCACCGAGGTTGCCGAGGCACCCCAGCGCCCCGGCCGCTACCGCCGCGCGGAGACGCCACTGTCCGGTTACCGGGTCTCCGCAGCCGCGCTGGTGTGGCGGGCCGGTCGGGGCGAGACGGGCAGCCACGACCCGCTGACCCGCACCTACGCCAGCGGCGACGGCCCCCGGGTGAACACCTTCTTCCGGGACCTCTACCGCAGCGCGGCCGGGGCCCTGGCCGGCCTGGCCGCCCGGGAACACACCGCCCAGGTCGACCCGGTGGAGCGGGAGAAGCGGGAGGAAGCCTTCCGTAAGGCCGAGCTGAAGCTGCTCTACTGCTCGCCGACCATGGAGTTGGGTGTCGACATCTCCGAACTCAACGCCGTCATGATGCGCAACGTCCCGCCCACCCCGGCCAACTACGCCCAGCGCAGCGGCCGGGCCGGCCGCTCCGGCCAACCGGCCCTGGTGACGACCTACTGCGCCACCGGCAACAGCCACGACCAGTACTACTTCCGCCGCTCGGACCGGATGGTCGCCGGTGCCGTCGCCGCACCCCGCCTCGACCTGGCCAACGAGGACCTGGTGCGCTCCCACGTGCAGGCGATCTGGCTGGCGGAGGCCGGCATCAAGCTGGGCCGCACCATTCCGGAGAGCATCGACATCAGCTACCCGGAGGACTCCCGGCTGCCGAATCCGGCCTTGCCGCTGCACGACCACCTGGCCGCCGCGTTGCGCGACGCCGCCTCTCAGGAGCGGGCCGCCCGCGCCGCCCGCCGCGTCTTCGCCGGGCTGCTGCCCGAGTACGCGCAGTCGAGCTGGTGGGACGAGCGGTGGATCGAGGACACCGTACGCACCACCCCGGAGCGGTTCGACCGGGCCTTTGACCGGTGGCGCGGCCTGTTCAAGGCGGCCCTGGTCGACCAGGCCGAACAGAACCGGCGGGTGTTGGACCACACCCTCTCCGAGCGGGATCGCCGTATCGCGGTGGGTCGCCGCAAGGAGGCCGAGACGCAGCTGACCCTGCTCAAGAACGAGAGTGTGGACAGCAAGTCGGTGCTGTCGGACTTCAACCCGTACCGCTATCTGGCCAGTGAGGGTTTCCTGCCCGGCTACTCCTTCCCCCGGCTGCCGCTGGCCGCGTACGTGCCAACCACCGGGCGACGCTCCGGGGAGGGGGACTACCTGCAACGGCCGCGGTTCCTGGCCATCCGGGAGTTCGGGCCGGGCGCGCTGATTTACCACGAGGGGGCGCGCTACCAGGTGACCCGGATCCAGCTGCCGCCGGACGCGGCCGGGGATGTGGTCACCGGGGAGGCCCGTCGGTGCGGGCAGTGCGGTTACCACCACGACGTGCAGGGCAACGCCGACCGCTGCCAGATGTGCGGGGTGGCGCTGGGGGAGAAGACCGTCGGCCTGCTGCACCTGCACACCGTCTTCACCAAGCGCCGGGAGCGGATCTCCTCCGACGAGGAGGAGCGTCGCCGCGCCGGGTACCGGCTGGTCACCTCGTACCGCTTCCACGACCATGGGGCCCGGCCGGGCCGCCGCGACGCTCTCGTCGCCGACCAGGTCGGCGGGTTGGCGACCCTGTCGTACGGGGATTCGGCGACGGTCCGGATCACCAATGTGGGCCGGGTGCGGGCCAAGCCCGACGAGCCGGACGGTTTCTGGCTGGACCCGGCCGACGGGCGCTGGATGAACGAACGCGACGCCGCGGAGGCCTCCGGTGACTCCCGGGAGATGCCGGTGGTGGACGCCGATGGCAACGAGCAGCGCCGCAAGAAGCGCGTCATCCCGTACGTGGAGGACCGGCGCAACATCCTGGTGCTCAAGCTCGACGAACCGCTGGACCCGCCGGTGGCCCTGTCCCTGATGTACGCCCTGGAACGCGGCATCGAGGCCGCCTTCGAGCTGGAGGATTCGGAGCTGACCACCGAACTCCTCCCGCCCGACGAAGGCCCCCGCGAGCGGATTCTCTTCACCGAGGCCGCCGAAGGCGGCGCCGGGGTGCTGCGGCTGATGCAGTCCGACCAGCAGGCCCTGGCCCGGGCCGCCGCCGAAGCCCTGGCCATCTGCCACTTCGCCCCCGACGGCACCGACCTGGGCGGCCCGGACGAAAAGCGGCCCTGCGCACTGGGCTGCTACGAATGCCTGCTCACCTACGGCAACCAGCTCAACCACCGGTTCATCGACCGGCACAGCGTGCGGGATCTGCTGCTGCGCTTCGCCGCCGCCACGGCCACCTCGACCGGGCAGGGGGAGTCCCGCACGGAGCAGCTCCAGCGGCTGGCCGACAACTCCGACACCGCCCTGGAGAGCAAGTTCGTCACCTGGCTGAAGGAGCGCGGGCTGCGGCTGCCCGATGAGGCGCAGACCCTCATCCCCGAGGCGTTGGCCCGTCCCGACTTCGTCTACCGGCTGCCCGGGGTCAACGTGGCCGTCTTCATCGACGGCCCGGTGCACGAACACGAGTTCGTCGCCCAACGGGACCGGGACGCCGAGGAGCGGCTCTACGACAGCGCCTGGGAGGTGGTCCGTTTCCCGCACGACGCCGACTGGGCCGCCATCGTCGACGAACACAAGCGCTACTTCGGCGCCTGACCTGCGCCAACCCCTGAAACCCGGCCATCCCTCGACTTCCGGAAGACGCCATGCCTCCCTCGTACACCCCTGGTTCTCTGGTTTCCGCGCGCGGCCGTGAGTGGGTGGTGCTGCCCGAGAGCGCCCCCGACATGCTGGTCCTGCGCCCGCTCGGCGGGGCCGACGACGATGTCGCGGCCGTCTTCCCCGACATCGAGGCGGTCACCGACGCCCAGTTCGCCCCGCCGTCACCGACCGATCTGGGTGACGCCCAGGCGGCGGGCCTGCTGCGCTCGGCGCTGCGGATCGGGTTCCGCTCCGGCGCGGGACCCTTCCGCTCGCTGGCCGGCATCGCGGTCGAACCCCGCGCCTACCAGTTGGTGCCGCTGCTGATGGCGTTGCGGCAGAAGACCGTCCGGATGTTGATCTCCGACGATGTGGGGATCGGGAAGACCGTCGAGGCGGGCCTGATCGCCACTGAGCTGCTGGCGCAGGGCAGCGCCACCCGGCTGGCGGTGCTCTGCTCGCCGGCCCTGGCCGAGCAGTGGCAGGCCGAGCTGCGGACCAAGTTCGGCCTGGACGCCGAGCTGGTGCTGGCCTCCACGGTGTCCCGGCTGGAACGCGGCCTGGACCTGGGGCAGTCGCTGTTCGACCGGCACCCGCACGTCATCGTCTCCACCGACTTCATCAAGTCCACCCGGCACCGCGACGACTTCGTCCGACACTGCCCGGACCTGGTCATCGTCGATGAGGCGCACACCTGTGTGGCCGCCGACGAGGGCAGCAACACCCAGAACCAGCTCCGCTACGAGCTGCTGCACCGGGTAGCCGCCGACCCCGAGCGGCATCTGCTGCTGGTGACCGCTACCCCGCACAGCGGCAAGGAGAGCGCCTTCCGTAACCTGCTCGGCCTGGTCCGGCCGGAACTGGCCACGGTCGACCTGGGCTCGGAGGCGGGCCGCCGCCTGCTCGCCCAGCATTTCGTGCACCGCAAGCGCGCCGACGTGCGGCAGTACCTCACCCGCAGCGACGGTCTGGCCGACGACAGCCTCGCCGAGAAGACCAGCTTCCCCACCGACCGGGAGTTCAAGGACGAGACCTACAAGCTGTCGGCGGGCTACCGGGCGCTGCTGGACGACGCTATCGCGTACGCCAGTGAGCGGGTGACCGCCGCGGACAGCCGGGGCCGACGGGAGGCCCGGATCGCCTGGTGGTCGGCGATCGCCCTGCTGCGTTCCCTGGTCTCCTCACCCCGCGCCGCCGCGCAGACGCTGCGGACCCGCTCGGCCACCGCGACCGCCGACACCGCCGAGGAAGCCGACCGGCTCGGTGCCCCGCTGACCAGCGACTCCGTCGACAGCGACGCGCTGGAAGGGCTGGACGTGGCCCCCGGCGCGGAGACCGGCGGGGTGGAGGTCGACGCCGGCCGACGCCTCGCCGAGTTGGCCGACCGTGCCGCCGAGCTGGAAGGCCCGACCGGCGACACCAAGCTCGCCGCCCTGACCAGACACCTCAAGGCCCTGCTCAAGGAGGGCTACCACCCGATCGTGTTCTGCCGCTACATCCCCACCGCCGAATACGTAGCCGAAC from Micromonospora sp. NBC_01739 includes:
- a CDS encoding DEAD/DEAH box helicase is translated as MRSERRLIKAVQHALARGPISQEALLVALAQAGVRTDSSAIYIACATHGLADLQGDTWIPRDWAAPAVETALAPPAQRPAESAATRKALAEVRRLAASIGISMEEPVPPIGPVPDSWPRIAEQAARALHEELRAVTDKRTLQDVPLNSGLVVADTTTRKLMRFEAEGDLGVAEGAQATLVVDGVPLDVEVVSVFGNVVTLAIPPSATVPAEALLRCDLSWLLSAQSKRLRELVQGGPGFNAEAAVAILDSGHEPAPQELPDIAVDRLNQGQRHAIQLGLTPGVTWLWGPPGTGKTTTIGTLVAQLCVRGSRVLLTAPTNAAVDVAVRAVLEVIPELAGGGLVRLGQPSDTALIGRSEGHVLIDEIAAKRGEVLARKRVDEGRRNRDLRDRLKDLGRRHASLTEEEQVLRLAWERDLADSTALLRELDESLQLVRRQVCRDAEVVAATSHQVVLGTLRELTFDVVILDEASMTTTALALLVAGAGSGHTIVAGDFRQLPPVVVAETAQARQWLRNSPFEKSAVDAAVGRGVAPGRLTALTKQHRMRQDINAVVSAAFYPENPLISAETISARPRSSSAAWADGELLLLDTSRIGARTARKQGMSSRYNLMHAQLVAGLLAQAGSELTSLGIISPFAAQARLLESLLPDSEQEAWAASTVHRFQGGERDIVVYDTVDSGIGVRPLHRWFTEGESGGDGARLLNVAASRARDHLMVIAALDRMHRQRTSRDAVWRFFATLLERGRVVPWEEALDNEVTQRVTGDVITLMRDDLAEAGSVEMWLPRAPLVGLHPLIASLKLIAEQDVQTEPVTIWVEPDPDGYLSAEALEAKRRGLNIRPCLPILESSAVIGDVVWTATGSLLGPDPGVVLRTRHPAFTDAVRRAQRRRPGTAPGSGQLGDECGRCERTLVRFEVGRRGLPTVGYGCPTCDRGAGRQVADHSIARERQPSRRR
- a CDS encoding protein kinase domain-containing protein, with translation MTGANDWVAGRFRILAAIGKGNMGEVHRAEDMSAAEGSPDRILALKLILRSRSGAMIDTASDGKARQRFEREVRIMRKLDHPNLPRIIAGAAQADELPFIAMELLDGETLRDLVAEHPQLPISWVAGIGAQIADGLAAAHGVGVVHRDLKPSNVMLLRGGVVKVLDFGMGRILDDEATGRVTSTGVTVGTARYMAPEQFQAAAVTQAADLYALGCVLFELLTGVPPFLSESAYELSQKHREEPVPAIGLMRSDVPAGMARLLTQLLAKDPADRPADAVSVREALRPHAKGADTVPGWDEFDPVRPLAVEAVESTPAVPPAASTDGVLATAGPAGMDVFGVHRQLIKDYRAFTEGGTVIRNDRIAAFVEDDLNNKSQWPDPWVSLNPFFASGGSILELVSQGVLHEECARIFQARKTEGGTECDGRPLTLHQHQREAIEKAQSGASYVLTTGTGSGKSLSYIVPIVDRVLRSRQQEGPKPQRRVRAIIVYPMNALANSQLKELDKYLQDGYGPGREPVTYARYTGQESDERRREIRESKPDILLTNYVMLELMLTRPDDRRSLIKMAEGLEFLVFDELHTYRGRQGADVALLIRRVREACRADRLQCVGTSATISSEGSLDDQRAAVARVATTLFGTEVTPDNVIGETLVRATGPAPDAVSAERLRAPGAPRAYGDLVNDPLARWIETRFGLVEDAGRLVRQRPAKIEQAAVELAQHSGLTAAECGKAIRDVLKAGSEARHPVTERPLFAFRLHQFLAKGDTVYVTLEDELTRHLTREYQLVLPGSDRKILLPLAFCRECGQEYLTVFRVERDGYAFYEPRRDTAATGGRTDDGYLYIDSDRPWPTSVQRAIEERRLPESWLEADPSGQETVRATYRDRVPKAVTVDPQGFEGRGELRAAFVPSPFLFCLHCGVSYEQTRGKDFAKLATLDQEGRSSATSLVSASIVRSLLSAPAEALDAKARKLLTFVDNRQDASLQAGHFNDFVQITQLRGALYQAVLAEPDEGLVHEDLAATVTEALGLRPGDYARGEDLPPMMMKRAAKALRDVVAYRLYLDLERGWRITMPNLEQTGLLVIDYPDAEWLATSQERWAGTDRRLQDAEADQRAEIVRALLNEMRRALAIDVQYFRGDFDSLQRASEELLVDPWVLAASDLPKVGTAYPQGSKPGLDRSGLFLSGRGKFGKYLRRAHFGTGLSFDDAQQMIVDLLKVLSDGGQVTEVAEAPQRPGRYRRAETPLSGYRVSAAALVWRAGRGETGSHDPLTRTYASGDGPRVNTFFRDLYRSAAGALAGLAAREHTAQVDPVEREKREEAFRKAELKLLYCSPTMELGVDISELNAVMMRNVPPTPANYAQRSGRAGRSGQPALVTTYCATGNSHDQYYFRRSDRMVAGAVAAPRLDLANEDLVRSHVQAIWLAEAGIKLGRTIPESIDISYPEDSRLPNPALPLHDHLAAALRDAASQERAARAARRVFAGLLPEYAQSSWWDERWIEDTVRTTPERFDRAFDRWRGLFKAALVDQAEQNRRVLDHTLSERDRRIAVGRRKEAETQLTLLKNESVDSKSVLSDFNPYRYLASEGFLPGYSFPRLPLAAYVPTTGRRSGEGDYLQRPRFLAIREFGPGALIYHEGARYQVTRIQLPPDAAGDVVTGEARRCGQCGYHHDVQGNADRCQMCGVALGEKTVGLLHLHTVFTKRRERISSDEEERRRAGYRLVTSYRFHDHGARPGRRDALVADQVGGLATLSYGDSATVRITNVGRVRAKPDEPDGFWLDPADGRWMNERDAAEASGDSREMPVVDADGNEQRRKKRVIPYVEDRRNILVLKLDEPLDPPVALSLMYALERGIEAAFELEDSELTTELLPPDEGPRERILFTEAAEGGAGVLRLMQSDQQALARAAAEALAICHFAPDGTDLGGPDEKRPCALGCYECLLTYGNQLNHRFIDRHSVRDLLLRFAAATATSTGQGESRTEQLQRLADNSDTALESKFVTWLKERGLRLPDEAQTLIPEALARPDFVYRLPGVNVAVFIDGPVHEHEFVAQRDRDAEERLYDSAWEVVRFPHDADWAAIVDEHKRYFGA
- a CDS encoding DEAD/DEAH box helicase — protein: MVLPESAPDMLVLRPLGGADDDVAAVFPDIEAVTDAQFAPPSPTDLGDAQAAGLLRSALRIGFRSGAGPFRSLAGIAVEPRAYQLVPLLMALRQKTVRMLISDDVGIGKTVEAGLIATELLAQGSATRLAVLCSPALAEQWQAELRTKFGLDAELVLASTVSRLERGLDLGQSLFDRHPHVIVSTDFIKSTRHRDDFVRHCPDLVIVDEAHTCVAADEGSNTQNQLRYELLHRVAADPERHLLLVTATPHSGKESAFRNLLGLVRPELATVDLGSEAGRRLLAQHFVHRKRADVRQYLTRSDGLADDSLAEKTSFPTDREFKDETYKLSAGYRALLDDAIAYASERVTAADSRGRREARIAWWSAIALLRSLVSSPRAAAQTLRTRSATATADTAEEADRLGAPLTSDSVDSDALEGLDVAPGAETGGVEVDAGRRLAELADRAAELEGPTGDTKLAALTRHLKALLKEGYHPIVFCRYIPTAEYVAEHLADALGKKTVVRAVTGTLSPQQRLQRIEDLAREAGDDPAARRVLVATDCLSEGVNLQYHFDAVVHYDLAWNPTRHDQREGRVDRYGQQRDKVRVITLWGSDNGIDGKVLDVLIRKHRQIRKDLGISVSVPDAASQGVTDAIVEWLLLRGREEGQGSLFDAEEYRAIDKKAATLESEWQSAAEKEKASRSRFAQQTIRPDEVAREVAAIRDTLGRAAEIRDFVRLSLRALDGVLRDAPDTSGDFTADVSGTPAGLRDTLAPVLGGDAVETGKPVLFRSTAAVARGEAALVRTDPAVVALAGYVLNAALDTQVTGARPARRCGVIRTRAVTTRTTLLLVRYRFHLTLPSRSGTRQLVAEDARLLAFSGAPANATWLPTAEALRLLDAGADENTDRDFAERTMGRILDGLPEVTDHLTGYGEELAAELLASHRRVRSVAGEIVRGLTVTAQDRPDVLGAYVYLPASTPAAGGNA